The following is a genomic window from Candidatus Nezhaarchaeota archaeon.
GCTTCCTGCGTAATTTCAGCTACTCGTTTTACTACTTCTATGCTAGATGCCAATAGAGGTAGAGGTTTACCCTCTCTGCCCTTTATTGATAGCAGCTTTGCGAGAGCCTCTTCATTTAGAGGATCACATCCAATGCCGTACACTGTGTCAGTAGGGTAGATTACTATTCCTCCATGCTTTAAGGCAGCGATAGCTGGCTCCAAAGTTTTTCTTAAATCGGTCTCATTCTTAATGTCCTTGACGTCTATAATGTGTGTCAACACTCATCAGCCTTATGCCCCTATAAGTAGGCTTTGCATTAAAGCTTTTCTTGAAGGGCTATGAGGGGGGTCTCATCTTCGCTAGCTCTGCTGGCTTCAGTTATGGTTTTAATGGCTCAAATAAGCGTAAACATCGCTTTCATAGAAATTTTAGACGAAGAAGTCTTAAGGAGGTTAGACGATAGGGCTCACAAAGTTGAGGGTTTGGCCATGGTCCTAGCCTCTGACGGCTCATCTCTAGTAGTAGTTAATGGTCACGGAAGGGAGCTCTTCGTAACCGATTTAATCCTATACCATGTTAATGGTAGTGCACTTAGTCTCCAGGTCCCACTTAACATACCGCCAAATTCTGTGCTTAAGTATGATGTTGGACTACAACTTGCTGGCTACATAGCTGCACTAATCGAAGTCGAGGGTTATGGTCAATTCTTCATTCCAGTAAATAGGTTCTAACTGAGTCAGGACGCTATCGGTATTTTGAGCTTTCTAATGAGTTCCTTGTACCTGTTCCTAACAGTAACCTCAGTTACTTGAGCTGCTCTAGCTATTTCCTTCTGAGTCTTTCTCTCACCTGTCTGAAGGGATGCTATGTATATTGCTGCCGCTGCTAAGCCGGCTGGATCTTTGCCTGCAGTTAAACCGGCTTTCCTTGCTTGTTGTATTATCTCAAGAGCCTTTCTTTGTAAGACGCCACTTAGGCCGAGAGCACTAACTATTCTGGGTACAAAGTCGACTGGATCTGATATGGGTATGCTAAGCCTTGCATATCTTAAGAGCAATCTGTAGCACCTTGCAACATCCTTCCTACCAGCTTTAGTGTAGTCTGCTATTTCATCAAGAGTTCTAGGTACTTTAAGCATTCTACATGCAGCATATATAGAGGCGGCCATAACAGACTCTATTGAGCGCCCCCTAACGAGTCCTGCTTTAACAGCTGCCTTATATATCTTGAGAGACTCCTCCTTAACGTTTTGAGGTAAATTGAGCCTAAATGCTATCCGTTCAAGGTGATTAGCTGCTTGCTGTATGTTCCTATCTTGTGAGGTTTGAATTCTACTTCTTATCTGCCAACGTCGCCACCTAGACACCTCAAAGGCCTTCTGTGGGCTTAGCTTATGGCCTGTTGCATCCTTCCCAGACCACTGTATGACTGTTGGAGAGACCCCCTCAACTAGAGTGGAGGATATTGGTGGCCCAACCCTACCTCTCTTCTCCTTCTCTTCAGGTGTAAAAGCCCTCCACTCAGGTCCTTGATCAATAATCTTCTCATCTATTACTAGGCCACAGTTCATGCAGGTTAACTCGCCACGATCATAACTCCTAACAATATTCATGCTACCACACTCAGGACAATGTTCAGTGGTCCTCCCACCAATAGGCTTTCCATTCTTAATAGTTGAGTTAACCTTCTCAACTGGTAACTTCTCTTGTGACATAATTCCTAACCTCCAAATAAGTTTAAGATTTTACTTGTAAGCAAGCTAACCACTAATAACCTGGCATGATCGCATATCATAAAGGCCTGGTATTTAAATCTTTTAAGAGAAGAATTTATATTTAGGATTAATATATTTTTCGCCTCTCCCTTCCTAAGGAAGGGACGGTAAGGTTATGAGACTTTCTTTTAATGCTAAAAGGTTCGTAGCTGAACAAACTTTAGATCTTTTTAGAGAAACCTAAAGAATAGTAGAGGAAGAACCCGTTCCATCAGGCGGATGCCAGGAGAAACAATCCTTGAAGGGTTGGTGAGGGCGAAGGGCATTGCCCCCAATGGTGGTTGACCATGTTGTTGCCTATGTTAGGCTGATTGAATCGGCAATCTACGATGAGGTGCACCTTTTAGTGCCCGGGACGGTTATAACTGCTTTATGCAAAGTTGAAGTGTGGGTAATTAAAGAGGCATTTAAGGATGAATAACCTAGATTGATGAGAAGGGGTGCTTTATCTTTTTGGATGTTATTAATAGCCTACGTCTTAAGAGGTTTTGATGAAGATGTCGCAGGAATCAGTTTACCCATTTTAAGTTAGACTTATGGATGATAGTTGTTATAGTAAAAAAATAATTCTAACATGCTTCACAATAGTCGTAGGTGATTAGGCAAAAACCTTCAACCTATAATAGATAAATTAAAAGGGAGACTAGAGGTAAAAGGCGTAACGGGAAACCTCTGGAAAATTCTTTAAAGCAGAATCTTCATAGTAATAGAAAGTTTTTATAAATTTTTGGCTTATAGCCGATTTGCCGGTACATGTATATACGGTAAGGAGCTTTTAGAAGGTATCACAAGATTTGCAATAGATAATAATCTAAACATTCTTAAACTCGCTTCTTCATGATCCAAGAACACTCTTATGTAAACAGGAACTACTTAGCTTTATGGGAAGCTAGAACTAAGGGTTTTGGTATAGGATTCTCTGTGACAGTAATACGCTTATGAGCTGCTACCCCCTCCACTAAATATTTCTCAAGTTCCTTCTCATGAAGTTCTAGCCCTTAATCCTTTTAATTCTTTTCCAACTTCCTTATTCTCTGACAATCTTACTTTTCAGATTTAGGATCTATACTGAGTAGGCTTCTTGCTATATTTTTTAGGATTTTCCTCCTTATTTATGACTAGAGAATCTTTCTAGCTATTTCTGTAATTGGAGGAAAAGTTCGCATCTTTTGTATACTTCACACTTCATTGGAAAGTAGCTCGACTAAATCTTTTAGAAGAGTTTTCTAGAGCTTTTAACAAAATTATGCAGGTGTGTTTTAAGTAGTTATGACGGTCCTTTTACCTCTCTAAACTTTTAACTCATTAAAAAACCGAATTCTAACCTCTGCACAATCTTCATGTAACATCAGGGAACTCTTTTAAAATGAGCATGCTCTATAGCTAAACTCCAAGGCTTATCAAGAGAAAGAGGTATATAAATGTCCGGAGAGGAAAAATCGGGCCCGTAGCGCAGCCCGGATAGCGCGGCGACAACCGTTAAAGTTGCCGTAGGCCTCCTAAGCCGTCGGTCGTGGGTTCAAATCCCACCGGGCCCGCCACCATAAGTTTCAGGGTAAATGATTAAACCGCTTTTAGCCTTAGTCAAAGACGTAATTAAATGGGTGTTTGAGTTATGATTTAGTAGCTTGTCGAAAAGCCTCTATTACGACTTTAAGACTTTAACTAAGTGCAGAGCCTGAGTAGAGAGTCTACCCTTAATCTATGGGCGTTTAAGCGCGGATGACATTTATTAAAGGTGCTTGCCGAGGAAGTAGGATCAAGACTTGTTGGTTATCAATCTTGGCGGCAAATAGGTGTGAGAAAAAGAGAGATTAAGTTTTAGTGGCTGTCTTTTTCAGTTCCTCCTCTCTTAGGACTCTACGAAGAACCTTACCGACAGCGGATAATGGAAGTTCCTTCCTAATCTCTAACTCTCTAATTGCCTTGTATGGTGCGACCCTCTCATTTACGAACTTCATGAGCTCCTCGGCTGTTGCTGTCATACCTTCTTTAAGGACTACAAATGCCTTTGGAATTTCACCTGCAACTGGATCTGGTTTACCGATTACAGCACATAGCTTTACAGCTGGATGCTCGTATAGTATGTCTTCAAGCTCTCTCGCAAAGACGCTATAGCCTTTGTACTTAATGAGGTCCTTCTTGCGATCCACTATGTAGAAGTAACCGTCCTCATCCATTTTTGCAATGTCGCCGGTGTAGAGCCAGCCATTTCTTAAAGTTTGGGCGGTCTCCTCAGGCCTCTTCCAGTAGCCCTTCATAACTTGAGGCCCTCTAACTATTAACTCTCCCACCTCACCTGGTGGGAGCTCTCTTTCACCTGTTTCTAAGTCAACTATTTTAGCATCTGTATCGGGCCATGGTATTCCTATGGAGCCTACCTTTACAGTCTTCATGGTTCTATCAAGGGGGTTAGAATGCGTCACAGGTGAAGTCTCTGTGAGCCCATACCCCTCAACTAAGACAGCGTTTGTGAGCTCCATGAACTTCTTCTGAATCTCAGGTGGAAGTGGTGCTGCACCGGATATGCAGAATTTTATTGAAGTTAAATCGTACTTTTTAACGTCTGGATGAGACAACAACATAGCGTACATGACTGGCACGCCACAGAATATTGTTACCTTGTACTTTTCAATGGCTTGCAGAACCTGTACAACGTCAAAGCGTGGCAATAAAACTATCGTTCCGCCAAAAGCCATTGGAGCGTTCATAGAGGTTGTCATGCCATAGCTGTGGAAGAGTGGAAGTACTGTAAGGACTACTTCTCCAACCTCCTCCTTAGCCTGCAGCCACTCTACACACATTAGAGCGTTTGCAACAAGGTTCATGTGGGTTAGCATAGTCCCCTTGGGAAGACCTGTAGTTCCACCCGTGTACAGCAAGCAGGCTAGGTCCTCCTTAGGGTTAATCTCAACTTTTAGCGGCTTAGCCTCATAGCGTGCTATCAGTTCTTTGAAGAAGTAGACGTTGGCCCTGCGCTCAACCTTTTGTGATGGGATCTTCTTAAGTAGTGAGCCTAGGAATGCCTTGAATCTTGGCATGTAGTCCTTTATGCTTCCAACTATTACATTTCGAAGCTTCGTTCTCCCACATACCTTTTCAACTAGAGGGTATAGTAAATCTAATGTGACGATGGTTTCAGATTCAGAATCGTTAATTTGATACTCAAGCTCACGCTCTCTAGCAAGTGGGCTAATGGCTGTAATAACGCCACCAGCTTTCAATGTTCCATAGTATGCAATTACAAAGTTAGGACAGTTTGGTAAGAATAGAGCAACTCTATCTCCCTTATTTACGCCTAGATCAGCTAAGGCTGTTGCAAACTTATCAGTAAGAGCGTCAAGCTCCTTAAATGTTATCTTGCGATCAAAGTAGATTATAGCCGTTCTGTTCGGGAACTTTCGAGCTGCCTCCCTTAAGAGCTCGTGGAGGGGTTTATCTGGATAATCTATGTGCTTCCTGACACCTGGAGGGTAGAACTTGAACCACGGCCTATCTTCAGGTACCTGTCCCCCCATCTTAATCCCCTAATGTTCAATTATGTAGATCCAACCTCAATAAAAAAGGAAGGGTTTGAGGAGTAGTTAAGGTTTCCTTTTATCCTCTATGTGGGTTTAGTGAAAACGTATATTGGAGTTCCATCAGGGGTAGTCGTCGCGGTTAGCTTGGCCTTCATGCCCACCTTAATCTCTGAGGGTCTGAACCCTGTTAACCATGCAAGTACTCGAACACCATCCTTCAGTGTACCAATGGCTACGGTGTAGGGTCTTTCATGCTGAAAGGTTAGTGGCCTAATCACTACGTGTGTAAATGTTTCGATCGTTGCTTCACCGCTGAGTTCGATCCACTCCATGTCTGATGATAGGCACTCACCGCAGTCTGCAGCTGGTGGAAAGTAAATCTTTCCACACTTCTTACACTTCGTAGCCATAACCTTGCCTTGCTTAAGTCCTTCCCAGAATGGTAAAGTCTTACTTATAGGTATGTCTTGTGCAACTTTTATCTCTCTTGATCTTATTGCCGGCATGGAAGCCATACCTTTTACCTCCTCAAGATGGTGACGTAGCAATAGTGACCTGTTCCACCTACATTATGGGCTAGACCGATGTAATTCTTCATGGGTACCTGTCTACTTCTTTCTACAGCTTCTCCTCTCAATTGCTTTGTTAACTCATATATCATAGCACATCCTGTTGCACCTATAGGGTGGCCTTTAGCCTTTAAGCCGCCATCAACATTCACTGGGATTTTTCCACCTATCTCAGTTTGACCTTCTCGAATTAATTTGGCGCCTTCACCCTTCTTGCAGAAGCCAAGATCCTCGTAGGCCATTATTTCAGCTATGGTGAAGCAGTCGTGGACCAAAGCTACATCAAGTTGATCTGGCGTAATGTTAGCCAGCCTGTAAGCCATTTGAGCAGCCTTAACTGTTGAGTCCAATCCCACGTAATCGCGCCTCTTGCTTAAATTAGCTGTCCCACAAGCATAACCTACTGCAGAAACCCAAACTGGGTCTTCAACTTTAAGTTCCTTTACTTTATCCTCTGATGCAAGGATTACAGCGGCCGCTCCATCAGATATCGGGCAACAGTCATAGAGCTTTAGGGGTGCAGCAATAACTGGCGAGGATAGTGCTTCTTCAACTGTTACTTTATTTCGAAGGTGAGCTATGGGGTTCATGGACGCATACTTATGGTTTTTAACGGCGACTAATGCTAGGTCCTCTTCTGTTGTACCGTATTTAGCCATGTGAGCAGTTGCGTGTAGAGCATAGTAGCCTGGGAATGTTAAGCCAAAGAGATGGAACTCCCATAAGTAATAGCCGGATCTTCCAATGAACTCGACCATTGTTGGTGTGTCGATTTGCCTCATCTTCTCGACGCCAATGGCCAAGGCTATGTCTGCTTGCCCGCTTGCTACAGTCCAATAAGCTGTTGCAAAGGCTGCACTTCCAGAAGCACAAGCAGCTTCACTGCGCAGGAGACCTGCACCTGTCAAGCCACAGTACTCTGATACAACTACTGCAGGGAGGTTCTCTTCATACCATGCTCCTGCTCCAGCAGAAGATAGAGCTACAAACTCTACGTCTTTAGGAGTTATCCCAGCATCTTCAATAGCGGGTTTGAAAGCTTCAAAAGCTAGCTCTGAAATGGTTACATCACTTCTATTGCCAAACTTTGAGCAACCAACACCAATGACTGCTACCCTCTTCACTTCACATCACCCCCCAGAGAGATTAAGTTTAGACATGAAAGAGATTTAAGTTTATTTTCCTTTGAATGCTGGTTTTCGTCTCATCATGAATGCTTCTATTCCCTCTTTCAAGTCCTCTGTGGAGAAGACTAAGCCCATGTAGGCTGACTCTAGACGCTGACCTACTTCGAGAGGGACTTGTGACCCGAAGTTTAAGGCTTGTTTAGCATACTTCATAGCTATTGGTGGACCCTCGCTTAGCCTCTTAGCAAGTTCAAGAGCTTCATCTCTAAGCTTCTCATAGGGTACAACCTTGTGAACTAAGCCCATTTTGAGGGCTTCATCAGCTTTAACTCGTGTTCCAAGCATTATCATTTCTTTAGCCTTTGCTAAACCTACTACCCTTACAAGCCTTTGAGTTCCACCCCAACCTGGTAGGAGGCCTAGATTTATCTCTGGCTGTCCAAGCTCGGCATGCTCAGCAGCTATTCTAAAGTCGCATGCTAAGGCTAACTCCAGTCCACCTCCTAAAGCGAATCCATTTATGGCTGCTATGACTGGTTTGGACATGGCTTCTATCTTGCTGAAAACCATCTGCCCCATTCTGGAGGCCATTTCAGCTAGTGTTGGTGTAGCTCTCGGGAAGGCAGTAATGTCCGCGCCAGCGCTAAAGGCTCTGTCACCTTCACCAGTTATTACTACGCACCTTATCGATGGATCTCTTTCAGCAGTATCTAATGCATCTGCGAGCTCCTCCAGCATGACGTCATTAAAGGCGTTGAGCCTGTGCGGACGATTAAGAACTATCCATAGTATGCTGTCTTCTCTCTCAATCTTTAAGGTCTCATAGGCCTTACTCATCCATCCTCACCAACATTCTTTCTTAAGTTTAAAACTTTTAAAATTTAGTACTTGCTGAGCAAGTATCTAAGTATTGTTAATTTCTGGATTTCACTTGTACCCTCGTAGATCTCAGTTATTTTAGCATCTCTATGATACTTTTCAACGCGGTATTCTGCGAAATAGCCATACCCACCCAATGTCTGAATAGCAAAGTCGGTGGCCTCCATAGCAACACGACTTGCGTAGAGCTTAGCCATGGATGTTAGCATTGGATCTAGCTTTCCTTGGTCTACTAGCCAGGCAGACCTGTAAGTTAATAGCCTGGCAGCCTCTATCTTCGTAGCCAGCTCGGCTAAAGTGCAACCTATGAGTTGGTGCTGTATTATTGGTTGCCCAAAAGCTTCTCTCTGCTTCGCATACTTGAAGGCTATCTCCCACGCACCTTGGGCGATACCAACACCTTGAGCACCCACAGCCACCCGCGTAACATCTAGAAATTGCATTGTATGATAGAAGCCCTTATTAAGCTCACCAACGATGTTCCAGTCTGTGACTTTAACGTTGTCAAGCCGCACCTCACCAGTAACTGAGCACCTAATTCCCATCTTATTGCTCAGCTTCGTAGTCTCAAGACCCGGCGTCCCTCTATCAACAACAAAAAGCGTCTGACCTCTATAGGTTGGTCTAACCTTAGTGTCTGTTTGTGCTAGAATTATTATGAAGTCTGCTATTGGAGCATTTGTTATGAATGTCTTCGTACCATTTATCCACCACTCGCCTCCATATTTAGAGGCTACTGTATCTAAGCGAGTAATGTCGCTCCCCCTATTTGGCTCTGTAAAGGCTGCCGCAGAGATGTAATCTCCTCTACATAGAGGTGGAAGGTATTTCTCCTTTTGTTCTTTAGTGCCGAAAAACTGTATTAACTGACTGCCGAAGGTTCCACTTGTGATTGCCACGCCAAGAGATGAGTCTGCTCTACACATTTCCTCTACTACGAGGCATGTCTCAAGAACTCCATAGCCTCCTCCACCATACTCTTCTGGCATACCCACACTTGTAAAGCCCAGTTTAGCAGCTTTTCTGTAGAGCTCTAGAGGAAACTCTTCTTTGCGGTCAAGTTCTAGAGCTATCTCCGGCTTGAACTCTTTTTCGCAGAACTCCCTTACAGCCTTCTTTATCTCTAACTGTTCTTCAGTTAATTCGAACGGCATTTTGGTACACCTTAGATTAATAAGTGTAGAAGCCTTTTCCAGTTTTCTTCCCTAACCAGCCTTTGCTGACGTACTGCTCTAGAAGTGGACATGGCTTGTAGAGCTCCATCTTGTACTTGTTGTAGAGCTCCCTTAATTTGTTCAACATTACGTCTATGCCCTTTCTGTCGGCATACTCGCATGGACCTGAGGGCCAGCCCGTTCCAAGCTTCATGCCTGTGTCTATGTCGGCTGGGGTCGCTACATCTTCGTATACGAGCCAGGCAGCTTCATTCACAGCAACGGCCCAAGACCTCTCAACGTCGTACTCGCCAGCTAGGCTAAATGGTATTCTCGGTCTTCCCTTGCTCCAATCGTAGAATCCCGCCCCGCTCTTTTGACCTAGCTTTCCTGCCCTTATGAGGGGCTCAATTACTTCTGGACATGGCTTCATGCGCTCACCGTAAGCTTCGTACATAACTTTTCCAGTTTCATAGACAACATCTAAACCGACGAAGTCAGCGAGTTCAAACCACCCCATCGGGAAGCCTCCTTCATACTTAATTGAAGCATCTATTCCCTCTTTTGTCGCCTCTCCACGGTTGAGTGCCCAGAAAGCTTCAACAAATACTGTGCCCAGGACTCTGTTAACTACGAATCCTCGCACATCTTTCTTTACAACTATTGGTGTTTTTCCTAGTTTTTTAACGAGCTCTACAAGGGTGTTTATTGTGTCTTGACTTGTCTTTTCTCCCTTAATGACTTCAACTAAAATCATCATTTGAGGTGGGTTGAAGAAGTGTAGACCGGCTACTTTATCCGGTCTCTTTGTGGCATTTCCTATTTCAGTTATGCTTAGAGTTGATGTGTTTGAAGTTAGGATGGCATGGGGCGGTGCTATACTATCGAGCTTAGTGAAGATCTTCTTCTTCAGATCAAGGTTCTCTGGAATGGCTTCAACCGCTAAGTCTATGTCCTTAGCTGCCTCCTCGTAGCTTGTTGTTGGCTTTATTCTAGCAATTGTTGCATCCGCATCCTCCTGCCTTATTCGCCTCTTCTCCACAAACTTGCCTAAGCTCCACCTAATTCTCTCCATAGCCTTCTTGAGCAAATCGTCACTGATATCAACCATAGCTACTTCTATACCGGTCATCGCTAGGATTTGTGCTATACCATGACCCATTATACCAGCACCAATAACAGCCGCCTTTTTCAATCTTTCTGCCAAGAACAACCCCCCCAAAAAAGCTGTGGAATCTCCTCAGAATATAAGCCTTTATGAGGCTCTTGATAGTTTAACTAAGGCTATTAGCATCTGTAAGCTTATAGGTGCTCTGATTCGTAACCTTCTCAAACTTAATGTCTTCGTGAGCTTTAGTGATTTCTCTTAGAAGATAGGATCATTATTAAGAAGTACCTTAGTGATCCTTCGTACTCAATTAGGATTTTCGGCTTATTAGCTTGAGGCGAAGTATTCATTAAGAGAGGTTAACTTAAGACTAGTAATGAATGTACTAGGTTAGTGGTGTTTTATGAGGTTTGCTTGGAGGTTTAGTGGTGTAGCTGCAGCTGTTCTAGCTTGGATTGTGATATTTCTGTCTATTAGTAGGAATTCGTGGTTCGATTTTTTCAGACATGCTCTAAGCGACTTGGGAGGATCAAGGGCCTCTGACCCATGGGTGTACAATGTTGGTCTAGTGATAACCGGCATTCTTGCCTCTATTTACGCGCTATACTTGGCTTCAAAATCTACGGGTAAGATTGCAGTTTATGCATCTGCCTTCATTTTCATAGCTGGAATCTTTCTTGCCCTCATAGGCGTATTCCCAAGTGGAACGCGGCCACACACTTTCGTATCAACATGGTTCTTCATTCAAATGTGGATGGCAGTAATCACATCAGCAATAAGCTTCCTAGTTGAGAAAGAGGTGAAGCTGGGAGCATTACTGCTAATGCTTTCAGCAGTAGGGTTACTAGGAGCCTTGCTCATTGATTGGCCATCGGTGGCTTTGCTAGAAGTGTTTGGAATAATCTTGATTGACATATACGTGATTACGTTGACGGTCAAGCATTAAGGTGAGGTATTGAGCGTCATATCCCTCAGCTGCGTTTAAGAAAGGAGGCGTACCTCTAATGAGTACCTCGATTTAGCTGTTAAGAAAATGCTCAAATGAAATGACTTTATTAATCGAAACTTATGTGAAGTAAGTGGTCGTCCTGAGTAAGCACGTCAAGGCTTTGCTTGAAACGTGTCTCATTGCACTGCTCTTAGCTTTAATTGGGTGGTTTTTGAAGCCTACACAAGGTGGACCGTGGCTTGGGGTTGGTATGTTAAGACGTGTTATCTACTCATAGCCTTACTCGCCATTCTCCTACCGAGAAGGAGCTTAAAAGTTTACGGCTTCTCGCCTAAGAGCTTGAGCTTTACTATTAAATGGAGCTTAATGTTCATGATGTTTTTCCACTTTACCCGCTATAGTCTCCATCATGATGTCGATATATCTGGGTATAGCTAGGTCTGGTTTGCTGTCCCCTCTTAATGTTGTACTGAATGTGATCTTCCTCATGGTCTTCGTTGGATTCGTTGAGGAGACTTGTTTTAGAGGTTATGTGCAGTCGAGGCCAAATGAGGTCTTCGCGAAGGGCCATAAACAACTTGTTTTTAAGGCTTGGAGAGTCAACTATGGGAAGGGATTGCTCCTCGCCTCCATAATTTTTGGCTTGCTGCACGTAATTAATTACGCGAACCCACTAATACCCAAATGCGTGCTAACGTGGTGGATGCCGATCCACATCACAGGATGTATTGTTGTAGGATGTCTGTTTGGTGCTATAAGAGAATCTTCTGGTGATGTCTATGTTTCAGCCTCTTTGCATGGAAGTGTAATGACCACTTACACTTTCTTACTAACATATACGAATGAGTTGATCCCTTGGTATCAGCCTTTCTATTAGCTGGTCCACTCTATTCATTCTCTTCATGCCTTTCTTTAAAGAAGCTGAGTGCATAAAAAGCCTGTCTATCTAAACATTATTTCAAAGCTTTGCATTAGCTTATCACATATCATTAGATTACCACGCAACCATCATTCATAGTGCTCCTTTAAATGCTCATGCCTAACCTTTAAGTAAAGCTGTCTAAGTAAGGTAAACTATGAAGGTTGAATACTCAGTTGAGGATGAGATAGCAATAATAGAGATCTCCCCCACACCAAGCGAGAAAATT
Proteins encoded in this region:
- a CDS encoding 3-hydroxyacyl-CoA dehydrogenase — encoded protein: MAERLKKAAVIGAGIMGHGIAQILAMTGIEVAMVDISDDLLKKAMERIRWSLGKFVEKRRIRQEDADATIARIKPTTSYEEAAKDIDLAVEAIPENLDLKKKIFTKLDSIAPPHAILTSNTSTLSITEIGNATKRPDKVAGLHFFNPPQMMILVEVIKGEKTSQDTINTLVELVKKLGKTPIVVKKDVRGFVVNRVLGTVFVEAFWALNRGEATKEGIDASIKYEGGFPMGWFELADFVGLDVVYETGKVMYEAYGERMKPCPEVIEPLIRAGKLGQKSGAGFYDWSKGRPRIPFSLAGEYDVERSWAVAVNEAAWLVYEDVATPADIDTGMKLGTGWPSGPCEYADRKGIDVMLNKLRELYNKYKMELYKPCPLLEQYVSKGWLGKKTGKGFYTY
- a CDS encoding acyl-CoA dehydrogenase family protein, giving the protein MPFELTEEQLEIKKAVREFCEKEFKPEIALELDRKEEFPLELYRKAAKLGFTSVGMPEEYGGGGYGVLETCLVVEEMCRADSSLGVAITSGTFGSQLIQFFGTKEQKEKYLPPLCRGDYISAAAFTEPNRGSDITRLDTVASKYGGEWWINGTKTFITNAPIADFIIILAQTDTKVRPTYRGQTLFVVDRGTPGLETTKLSNKMGIRCSVTGEVRLDNVKVTDWNIVGELNKGFYHTMQFLDVTRVAVGAQGVGIAQGAWEIAFKYAKQREAFGQPIIQHQLIGCTLAELATKIEAARLLTYRSAWLVDQGKLDPMLTSMAKLYASRVAMEATDFAIQTLGGYGYFAEYRVEKYHRDAKITEIYEGTSEIQKLTILRYLLSKY
- a CDS encoding long-chain fatty acid--CoA ligase — protein: MGGQVPEDRPWFKFYPPGVRKHIDYPDKPLHELLREAARKFPNRTAIIYFDRKITFKELDALTDKFATALADLGVNKGDRVALFLPNCPNFVIAYYGTLKAGGVITAISPLARERELEYQINDSESETIVTLDLLYPLVEKVCGRTKLRNVIVGSIKDYMPRFKAFLGSLLKKIPSQKVERRANVYFFKELIARYEAKPLKVEINPKEDLACLLYTGGTTGLPKGTMLTHMNLVANALMCVEWLQAKEEVGEVVLTVLPLFHSYGMTTSMNAPMAFGGTIVLLPRFDVVQVLQAIEKYKVTIFCGVPVMYAMLLSHPDVKKYDLTSIKFCISGAAPLPPEIQKKFMELTNAVLVEGYGLTETSPVTHSNPLDRTMKTVKVGSIGIPWPDTDAKIVDLETGERELPPGEVGELIVRGPQVMKGYWKRPEETAQTLRNGWLYTGDIAKMDEDGYFYIVDRKKDLIKYKGYSVFARELEDILYEHPAVKLCAVIGKPDPVAGEIPKAFVVLKEGMTATAEELMKFVNERVAPYKAIRELEIRKELPLSAVGKVLRRVLREEELKKTATKT
- a CDS encoding thiolase domain-containing protein, with amino-acid sequence MKRVAVIGVGCSKFGNRSDVTISELAFEAFKPAIEDAGITPKDVEFVALSSAGAGAWYEENLPAVVVSEYCGLTGAGLLRSEAACASGSAAFATAYWTVASGQADIALAIGVEKMRQIDTPTMVEFIGRSGYYLWEFHLFGLTFPGYYALHATAHMAKYGTTEEDLALVAVKNHKYASMNPIAHLRNKVTVEEALSSPVIAAPLKLYDCCPISDGAAAVILASEDKVKELKVEDPVWVSAVGYACGTANLSKRRDYVGLDSTVKAAQMAYRLANITPDQLDVALVHDCFTIAEIMAYEDLGFCKKGEGAKLIREGQTEIGGKIPVNVDGGLKAKGHPIGATGCAMIYELTKQLRGEAVERSRQVPMKNYIGLAHNVGGTGHYCYVTILRR
- a CDS encoding Zn-ribbon domain-containing OB-fold protein; protein product: MASMPAIRSREIKVAQDIPISKTLPFWEGLKQGKVMATKCKKCGKIYFPPAADCGECLSSDMEWIELSGEATIETFTHVVIRPLTFQHERPYTVAIGTLKDGVRVLAWLTGFRPSEIKVGMKAKLTATTTPDGTPIYVFTKPT
- a CDS encoding CPBP family intramembrane metalloprotease; this encodes MMSIYLGIARSGLLSPLNVVLNVIFLMVFVGFVEETCFRGYVQSRPNEVFAKGHKQLVFKAWRVNYGKGLLLASIIFGLLHVINYANPLIPKCVLTWWMPIHITGCIVVGCLFGAIRESSGDVYVSASLHGSVMTTYTFLLTYTNELIPWYQPFY
- a CDS encoding transcription initiation factor IIB — protein: MSQEKLPVEKVNSTIKNGKPIGGRTTEHCPECGSMNIVRSYDRGELTCMNCGLVIDEKIIDQGPEWRAFTPEEKEKRGRVGPPISSTLVEGVSPTVIQWSGKDATGHKLSPQKAFEVSRWRRWQIRSRIQTSQDRNIQQAANHLERIAFRLNLPQNVKEESLKIYKAAVKAGLVRGRSIESVMAASIYAACRMLKVPRTLDEIADYTKAGRKDVARCYRLLLRYARLSIPISDPVDFVPRIVSALGLSGVLQRKALEIIQQARKAGLTAGKDPAGLAAAAIYIASLQTGERKTQKEIARAAQVTEVTVRNRYKELIRKLKIPIAS
- a CDS encoding enoyl-CoA hydratase/isomerase family protein, encoding MSKAYETLKIEREDSILWIVLNRPHRLNAFNDVMLEELADALDTAERDPSIRCVVITGEGDRAFSAGADITAFPRATPTLAEMASRMGQMVFSKIEAMSKPVIAAINGFALGGGLELALACDFRIAAEHAELGQPEINLGLLPGWGGTQRLVRVVGLAKAKEMIMLGTRVKADEALKMGLVHKVVPYEKLRDEALELAKRLSEGPPIAMKYAKQALNFGSQVPLEVGQRLESAYMGLVFSTEDLKEGIEAFMMRRKPAFKGK
- a CDS encoding DUF998 domain-containing protein: MRFAWRFSGVAAAVLAWIVIFLSISRNSWFDFFRHALSDLGGSRASDPWVYNVGLVITGILASIYALYLASKSTGKIAVYASAFIFIAGIFLALIGVFPSGTRPHTFVSTWFFIQMWMAVITSAISFLVEKEVKLGALLLMLSAVGLLGALLIDWPSVALLEVFGIILIDIYVITLTVKH